The genomic interval CACAGAAGACTTTGTTATTCACAGCACAAGTGGCATTGCATCCTGTTTGAGTTATTGCTCTTGCCCACCAAGTCCCATGGAGGCAACATGCAGCAGAGCAGGAGTAGGCTGTGCACACAGTGGGTCTGCATGACAGCTGAGGGACCCACAGCTAGGGGAACCTGAATCTTTATGATGGACCACAAGCAGACCTGCACTAACTTTGCCTCAAAGACATTATATTAATTGAGCTGGGCAGTAAATAAACCTGTCCCTTGCTCTGGAGGAACATTATCTCTGTCTTCTAAGGCTATTTGCTTTGCCAGCATCCTCAGAAAGATGTTCTAGAACCAGGGTCAGCAGTGCCTCTGTGCACAAGATTCATGAAGAACCAGTCTGCTACTTCATCCAGTGACCCTCTCAGAGATCTCAGCTCTCCTTCTCCTTAAAGTAGCCTGTTTGGGTTTTATATGATGTCACCTTCTTCTGTGTGAAAATGTCCTTGAAAGTTGGTGTCCTACTTCCCTTCATTTTGGTTTCGTAGGGCCACCAAAACAAAGTGCCACTAGGTGGCTTAAACTAGGTAGCTTAGAACAACAGAAATATTGTTTCGGCATCCAGGGTCCCACTCCTTCTGAAACCTGCTGCAGGctcccttcttgcttctccctgcctgttccttggcttgcagatgaaTCTTCCCCATTTCTACCTTTACCTTCACGtggcttctccctgtgtctcttcaTATcaccctctgtgtgtgtgtgtctgcctgcCTCCATATTTGAGTGTCCCCTTTCTGTAAGGACCTtatttgaactacactacctctGTAAAGACTCTACTTTCAAATAAAATGACATTCTTGGGGTGCTAGGGGTTAGAACCTCAACATATCCTTTCCCAGACACACATTTCAGTCCATAACACTTTCCCTTAAACCAGGATGCACAGAATTGGGTTGGAGTCCGAGAGTGTGGGACTGGACTTCTAGAGAATGCACCGCTATTCAGTGACCCTTTCTCTAAACGAAGGCAGCTTTCTTTGAGCTGAAACGGTCTCTGCActagagagagggaaaatgaccagctacatttgttttcttttattaaatttgctGCTCTGTGGCTGTttgcccctctgcccctctctttgGTTCCCAGATGCAGATGCAGTGGCTGCACAGATCCTGTCACTGCTGCCGCTGAAGTTCTTCCCCATCATCGTCATTGGTATCATTGCGCTGATACTAGCTCTGGCCATCGGTCTGGGCAGTGAGTACGATTTATTATTTAGTAGGCTCTCAGCTTCCTATTCAGACACTTAAACTTTCATGAGCTCCCCCTCAACAGCGGGTGCCACCACCCAGCCTTAATTACTGGAGGCAAACATCCTTCGGAGttgctggttttgagttttatttgCCTGCACGAACGTAGAGCCAACCTGGGGCCCAGCAGGGCTGCTGGCCACACTCGGGGCTTTGTCAGTACGGAACCTGCCCAGTTAGAAGTGTCCAAAGGCAGCTGATGAAATAGAATCCCTGGGCAGGAGAGAGTGTAGGGCTGGGTGGAGAAAACAAGGAGGCCATTCAGGCCAGGCCAAGCTCAcctgctatttttaaaagaaagtgccTGTGGCTTTTGCAAAAGTGAGTCATTTGGATGGTTTCTAATAGGGAacaatttctcattttctctttcaaattacTGGAATACAGATTGGTGTAATTCTCCACCTACTCCGCTGTGTGGTCCACAGAGCCTTCACTTGTTGTCCAGAGTCAGAGACAACAGAAGGTGGACAGGTTGGGGGTGAGAGCCCTTATCCGGGCTACTTGCTCAGCTGGTTCAGCCTGTTAGTCTGCAGCCATGCACTATTTCCCTTGACCTTGAGGCCTGCAGGGTCAAAATTCACCTCCTGTTGTGGCTCAAAGCCACTTAGTGAGACAAAGTGGTGTGCAGTGGCCCCACCCCCTGGAATGTGGAACAGAAACTGGGCTGCTGACACAGGTGCAATTTCAATGCATGCAGCTTTATTACTATGGGCAAGCCCAAGGCCATGGGCAGGCGGGTAGTTAGTGCTGCACACTGAGGGAGCCCTCTGTTAACCTTGCCGTCTCCTCCTGTCCTCAGTCCACTTTGACTGCTCCGGAAAGTACAGGTGCCGGTCGTCTTTTAAATGCATTGAATTGACAGCGCGATGTGATGGCGTGTCAGACTGCAAGGATGGGGAGGATGAGTACCGATGCGGTAAGGTCATGACTGTTCACTGTAGACACAGGAGGAAGTCAGCACGACTGGCATTggcctttctcatctgtaaaacggatCCAAGTCGATGCCAGTGTCATGCTATGTCCTAACCTTGCCAACTGGCCCACAGGTGATCCTGGGTCAGTTGTTAAGGGAGCAATGTTCCATGAAGCTGAAATTAGGTTGGGGAGGAGACTCCATGAGCAATGAGATCTCCAAGAGAACTCAAAGGGTCTAGGCAGTAGGAGGGCCCTGAAAAGGTGGATGCTATGGATAGGGAGCAGGTTGGATTCAGCAGAGGAGGGTTTAAGCTGCCCGTGGCCTCAGGGTTCTGCTGGCCACTAATGGATTGTTGTGCTCATGCATCGGCCAGTCCGTGTGAGCGGTCAGAATGGCGTGCTCCAGGTGTTCACAGAGGCTGCCTGGAGGACCATGTGCTCTGACGACTGGAAAGGTCACCACGCTAACATCGCCTGTGCCCAGCTGGGGTTTCCAAGGTAATTCAAAGACCATTTCCAGGCAATTGTTAAAACATTAATAGTGATCACGATAAAGAAAGACAACCACCTTTAGTTGGGTGCTTGCAGCTTAGAAATGCTTCACCTCTTCTCATACTGCACCCTTGTGACAACCCCACGATGCTTGACATCTCACCTTAGACTTTTGCTCACTCTACGGTGTGCAAACCAAGGCCCTGACACACTGACTGCTCAAGACCACATAAGAAATGGCTTTCTGGAGAGTGTCTCATGGCCACGCCAGACCTAGCTGCAAACATGTGATAAGAGCTGCAGAGATGACGACAACCTGCGAACTCTGCTGGTCGCAGCTATAGAGTGGCCTCTGGACACCACCGCACTGGTTCCTGATGGTCATATCTTCAATCATGCACTCACTTTCCAAGGAGCCCCAGACAACCAAGTGCAAAAAGCCACCAATTTGGTGAAAATACAATTGTTTAAGACAGTTGTTTAGCAACATGTAGGAGGAAGAACAATTCTAGTAAAATCTTCACTTTTCAGTGTTTGCTGTTTGTCTGACTTTGCATTGAGATGACAAATTTTCTCCTTGATTGGGggacctccttctctctcctgcccttcctTTGATGGGCGACAACTGCTGTCTTCCATGGGGGCCGTGATGTCACcttctttctttgctcttgatTCTGAGTTCAAAGCAGGCAGTCTCCTGAGTCGCACATGCCTCACAGGAAGTGAGCTTGGTGACAAGGGTGAACTTGAAAACACATCCTTGTTTGTATCCAAGGAAACAGTTTGGGTGGTTAAAATCTCACTGCCCTGAACCCTCCAGGAGGCTCCAACTTCAAATTTGATGCACATATTCTCAGTTTCTTTCTCCAAAGCCAGTGAAACCCCAAAGACCCTCCACCCTCTACCCTGAGATCTGTCTCTGCATCCCCCAGTGACTCTGTGTTCCCCAGGAACTGAGTTGTATTCTCAGCTCAGTGAGCACAGCACATACTGCCTCCCAGGTGCCTGTGAGAATCCTGTAGACTTCCCTCTTCATAGACAAACGCAGACGCAAGCCCCACACACACCTCCCCCCACATACATAGCATacactacacacatacatacacacactgacACACCACACACATCACCCACACACCACAGACATGCATACACATACTCACATACCACACCACACACATCACACTGTACACACTACACATACATCACACAGCAGACACACATCCCATACACTCCATCACTGCAAACAGGATTTCTCTGCCCCATAGAGGCCCCTCTGCGGCCTCACCAAGGGCATCCTTCccttgtctcccctcctctccctcctggaGAACAACCCGTGTCCCCGGTCCCTGGGCTTCTCTTCTGTTCAGCACAGGCCTCCGtcaccccttcccttccaccTGCTCCTCCTGGGCAGCCCTCGGGTCTCTGTGCAGCCCATCTACCTGGGGGGACAGTCCTTCCTACCCTGAACAGTATTGACTGATTTCTTTGCTATCAGcctgttcttttcttccttgtctgTCGCTTCAGCTCTGGGTTTGCTCTTGTGTTCTTTGTAAATTATTCCTTCTACTTCTTTCTTTAAGCTGTCTTCTGGTTGTCTCTGCTCAGCTGTATCCCATGTCAGATCTGTGATGAACAAAGACAGTAGGCTGTCAGGTTGGACttcttgggttcaaatcccagggcACACTCAGGCCACTTATGTAACTTGTCCCTCAAAAATAGGGACAATAACAGAGCCCGCTCTAAAGGGTCACCTGAGGGTAAAGCGACCTTGGGAGCATGTAGAAGCAAGCTTGGTGCACAGGACGCCCCAGGGGGTCTGTAGCTGTGGTTCCTGCTCCACATGGAGGCTTGGATGATTTGTAGGGCTCTAGTCACAGCCTTTGGGGCCCCTCTGCTTTTCGCACCCTGATGCATAGTCCAGCCCACTGCATCGGGATCTGTCTGGGTAACGATCAGCTCTTTCGTGGGGCTGCTGCTCTATCAGCACCTGAGCAATGCCTGGGACAGCTGGGCAGGCCATTGCCATGGCCTTAGTTAAATTTCCTCAAAACTCAAACTTGACTGAACTTTGTGTTCCGTGTAGCTGGTGTGTAAGCGAGAGAAACAGGCTGACTGCTGTGTGTTCTGTTTATCCCACGAGGAAAGGGGGATATGGCCACCATTTACCACCTCCCAccttgtaactcttgaaacacttgccttttaaaaaatcagacctTCCTTGTTCTCCAGAAGACCAGTTTCCTGACACTTCGCCATCTGCTGGCTCCTGGTGTCCCCCGCTGACTCTCTTCCTTCCATGTGCTTGTCTTTCCAGTGGAAACCCATGCTCACTCTGGACAGACTAGGAAAGTTATTCTCCCTGACCTTTGCTCCCGGGGAACCCAGCATCCCGACTTGGGTGCCCACCTGAAAGCACCCATCTAGTTCTGTGCTCTGTGCCCTCTGGGGCTTGCTTCAGGCTGAGCGGGGGTCAGTTCAGTTGCATGGAGGTTCCATCCAACTGCATCAGTAAGTGGTCCTCCTGCCTCGGTGCTCAGAGCCAGTCTCATGGATGGAGTTGTGGGGTAAGGGCCAGATGGGTCTATCATTCCAGACTCTACTACGTTTGGAAAGTCTTGATATATTGGCAAGAAAAAACCATTGATGGTTTGGGGGGGACACGGTGACATCTCCCAGTATGATACCTGTAATGCTGTGACTTGACATATTGACAGTTTGGATGGAGATAATGACATGTTCCTCAGTAAGGTACCTGCAGTGCTGTGGCTGGAACGCGGGTTGACTTGAAGCACGGAGTTAATTTCACTCAGCCCCTGCATTTCCAATGTGCTTGCAGCTACTTCAGTTCAGACACCCTCAGAGTGGACTCACTGGAGGAGCAGTTCCGAGAGGACTTTGTTTCCGTCAATCACCTCTTGCCAGATGACAAAGTGACCACTCTGCACCACTCAGTGTATGTGAGGTAGGTGCCAAGCAGGGCTGCTGTCTGCATTGTCATCACTGCTGCGTTTGTGAGGCTGTGCACAGCTGCACGAGGGTGCAGAGGCATGGAAGTACTTACTCTGAAAGCAGGTGGGGCGTGGCCACCGTGAGTAGTCTGGGTGGGCACACTGACTGGTGGCAGTAACCTAACCCCAAACCAGCAAACATGACcaacagagaaagggaagaagaagggtAAAGGAGTAACAATGATGTGCATGTCATAAATGCTGTATTGTACCTCATGTAGCAGGTACTCCTGCTACatgtttggaaagaaaaaaagagggagagaaaaaattaggaagaagaaactaagaaagaaaCGGGTCTGTCTTTGCTCACAAAGTCTTTTAATGTATACCATTTATAGTCTGTGTTTCCTCCAACAACTCACGAGGAAGGTAAAATGAAGTGTCCTTAAATGACAATCAGGTACCTGAAGCTTAGAAGAGTCACCTGCCTGGTGAGTGGAGATACAGTCAGATATTCTGAACCTGAGTTCCAGATGTTCTTCCTGAAGCCTTGACCAAACCCCAAGGAGAATATGTTCTCTGCTTTGGGAAACAGCAGCTTGCCAGCTGTCTATCCTGTTATGGACAGTCAGCCTTGGACACACATGCAATCCGCAGGGTCAGCTCATCTCCTGACAGGACTGGGGCTCTGAAGGCAGGAAAGGTTACAGAGGGATCAGGTGGATTATGAGAAGAGCAGGTGTCTGGCTCCCAcccacatgggggaggggggaatgccTGTTATTTCTGGGACAGTCACATTTCTGCTCCAGGAGGAGTCCTCGCCTTGGTGTGTGTGTCCCAGGTTGCTAAGACTTCATGCTAGGAGAGCCTGCCATCCACCCAGTGGGCACTCCATGTCCCCCAGGGCCAGTGAAGAACATGGGGTAAAATGAACGTGCGAATGACCCCAGTGCATGCGTACAGACAAAGCTCCTCCTCCATCTGTAATCATCAGCTATCCCAAGCTGAGAATGCTCCATGCCCCGTCACAAGTTCAGTACTGCGCCGCAGTCAGGTGTTTTTTAATGAATTCTGTTACATAGACTAAAATTGTTATCTGTATTCAAGAGCAGGGGagtagagtttctttttcttgaaccccaagattaagttttaaaaaatgttcctttTACAGGCCTTGGTTATTTACCATTAAGCCCACTCTTTTTCCACTTTAGGGAGGGATGTGCCTCAGGCCGTGTGGTCACCTTGAAGTGCACAGGTAAGAGTTTTAGAAACACAAAGACATATGGAAGCAAGAGCTCGCTCACAGacgcctgccccctcccctcctcccattgCCCTGGGAGTCCCTTCTTCCTAGGTGCCAGGTGGGAGCTCTGTGGACCTCAGAGGAGGGTCAGCCTTGTCTTACCTGTCGGGTGGGGGAGGTGGCCAGAGTGACTTCTCAGCAGCAGACAGGACCACGGTGCATGATGTCTCATTACTATAGTGGCTCCAGTGGCCTGActttctcctccccctgcccctcaagGGAGAGTGTGCTCAGGCTGCTCAGTGCCCCagagccccacccccaggcaggCGCTCCTTGTTCCTGGCAGAGGGGAGCATTCACACTTCAGGAGTGGGTCTGGAGAAGTCAGGCGGGTGCACACAAGCCCGTGTGAGTGAGAAGGGTGTTTAGGGAGGTTCCCATACTTCTGTTGCGCTGTCATCATCGGAGGGCATGGGCATCTGGGGCGGGGGTGCTCCAGCATCGGGCTCTTTGCTCTGATGGACTCTTCTCATTGCACCCTCATAACAGCCACTCATCCCACGTCTTGGGtgacctgcccccaccccttcaCCCCATACTTCCTCTCCCAACACTCTTCCCGGGCGGTGAGCTCTGTGAGGGTGGCAGGACGTCAGGGAGAGGAGAGGTTTGTGGGACAGACCCCAACACTGTTCTACCCCGGCAGCCTGCGGTCTGAGGATGGGCTACAGCTCACGCATCGTGGGTGGAAACATGTCCTCGCTTGCGCAGTGGCCCTGGCAGGCCAGCCTTCAGTTCCAGGGCTACCACTTGTGCGGGGGCTCTGTCATCACCCCGGTGTGGATTGTCACTGCTGCCCACTGTGTTTATGAGTGAGTGCTCCTGACCTCCTGGGTGTGGTCCTCATCTCCCGTAGACCCGCCCAGTTTGGGCCACGGTGGGGCAGGGCGGATTGGGGTGGTCAACAGCAGGTCCAGAGAGAGCAGACAAACAGACGAGATCATCACAAGTAATGTCCATGTGGACAGACCCTCCCTCCTCATGGACCCATCACCATCAGCTGCGTAGATCTTAGACCCAGGGCTCTTACAGGAAAGctagaaagaggaggaaggaagctcTCCCACAGGAAGAAACCCACTGGCGTGAAGGTCTGAGACGTCCCTGTAGCTGGTTACAGTAGACCGTGTTGTAGCCAAGAGGGTGAGAGACAATGCCGGGCGGTCAGGGACAAAGAGCCACCCAGAGCAGTCTTTCTCAAGGGAGATGAACTGAGAAGAAAACCAAGAAATACTCTATTATTTTTACCTCACTCAGTGGTGCGAGGTAGGAGGCCACTGTAGAAAGTAGGTGTGGTGAGTCTGTGCTGTGAAGGGCAGGGGGGCAGAGGTAGATTTGAAAACAGGTAAGCAGGGCCATGCTGTATTTGCCACCTCCCTGGTGCTGGATCTAGGACACATGAGGTCCACGGAGTGAAGCGGCTGGGCTTCTCCTATCTTCCCTCTCCATTTTCTCATTGCAGCCTGTACCTCCCCAAGTCATGGACCATCCAGGTGGGCCTGGTTTCCCTGCTGGacagccctgccccctcccacctggTGGAAAAAATTATCTACCACAGGAAGTACAAGCCGAAGAGGCTGGGCAATGACATTGCCCTTATGAAGCTGGCTGGGCCACTCAGCTTCAATGGTGCGTCCGTCCGGGTTTCTTTGTGATtctgttgttttcatttgtttcaagagagTTTAGTCATTACTGGTCAGAGCATTTTTAGGACAGTTGTCTGACAGTCCTCACCAGGTAATTGCAACATTGGATTCCTGTCCAAGTTGGCATCAGTTGGTTCTCTTCTTGTAAAAGTAGAGGTTTTCCTGGCTCTTGGTATGATGAGAAATTTTCAGTCGTGTTCTGGACATCTGGGCTATTATGTTAGGAGATGCTGGGTCCTACATACATCTTCAAGTTTAGCAGAGGTCACCAAGTTCAGGTGCACCGTGCAGGTCTGGGTCTGCTTTTGTGTGCTGCGGTACCGATGCTCGTTTAATTTCAGAGGCTTTGTGGTTCTACTCTGTCAATTTGGTTTGTCTAGTCCCCCTCGGGCTCCTACTGGTGCCACTTTCTTCTTGTAGATGTCACCTAGAGATAAAAGGGGCTTGCCCCGGCAGACTGTCTCAtgcaggaggagctggaaggGGATCTCTGGCCCATGGGGACAAAGAGCTTTCTCTCTGTCCAGGGCTTATTGTGGTGAAGTCTTGGCCAGTGCCACCCACCTGCCCAATATCTGCCCAGGGTCTCAGATTTGGTCAATAGCGAAAGTATTTTCGAGGCCAGCCAGCTGGTTGTAGTGGGGTCCTTTCTGAGTCATTTCTTTATGATCTGGAAGATACTGGGCATTGTCAGCTCCCTGAAATACTCAGAAGCATTCTCTCCCAGTCAGCTGCTGAGTTCTGCAGTCTTCGTTTCTCTAGGGGAGATGCCAGACCTGATGCCCAACCTGACCTCTGGACGTTACAAAAAAGCTGCACCACACAGGATAGAACTGTCACACTTTCTGCAGTTGCAAACAAAGCATTATGAGCCTATTCCGAAGTAAATTCtagctcccttctccttcccaagGGTAGAGCAGCTTGGAGTGCAGGCAGAGTGTGATTAATGAGGGCCTGAATGGAAGCAGATTCCTGGCACAAGGTCAGTGCAGGTTTGACCTGGCACAGGCATCAGTGTGCTTACCATGTGGCACATGTAACACTCTGAAGAAAATACTtctagagaaacaaagagaaattgTAGCGGTGGTGCTCATTTGTTAgctatttttaatgatatttgaTTATACAAAACGAAGTGCTGACACTTGTACCTTGATAAAGTTAAAATGAACCCTCCCCTAGTCTTTCTCTACCTTTCCATGATCATCATATCCAGAAAAGCTTAGTATAGCTCATCCTGTATTCATGGGAAAGCCCTGTGGCAACTGTGACAGTGACCTTGAGAGAGGCTTGTGTGACACAGCCCATATGGACAGGCAAGCTTGTGCTTCCAGGGGTGTCAGGACAGATAGGAATGTTCGTGGAGGCGTGTTTTATAAAGCAAGGTAACCACAGTCTGGACCAGGGGTGGGCAAACTATGAGCCAAATCTGACCCTTTGCCTatcttgtaaataaagttttattggcacacaacCACTCGCATTTGTTGACCAATGCCTGTGGTTGTCTTTACGCTGCTGTGCCAGAGTTGAGTGGTTGCTGGGGAGACCACTCAGCCTGCAAAACCTAAAATAGTGAGCATTTGGCTCTTTCCAGAATAAATGCTGACCCTGGTTTAGACTTACTGAAGTTGCCACAGTCTAGGGTCGTTTTAAAGTTTTAGGGCTCTTGTGGGGGAGGGGTCCCTGCTCAGagctaattgtttttaaatgaccAAGAGCTTGACTTTTCTTTGGGAGACTGCTGGCGCCCTGCAGAGAGTTTAGGGCTGATGGGACGAGTTGTTTTCTCAGACAGAGTTGAGAGTTGTTCTTTCCTCTTTAAACAGAGATGATCCAACCCATTTGTCTGCCCAACTCCGAAGAGAACTTCCCTGATGGAAAAATGTGCTGGACGTCGGGATGGGGGGCCACTGAGGAAGGAGGTCAGTGGCCTGAGATCAAGATTCTGCATCCAGGGAGCCCAGACTTGAGAGGGCCAGGGTAGACATCCACACTGACGAGCTCCCTTCCCATATCCCAATGTCATGCTTCTGTGGGTGCCCCCCTGTCTCCACTGTGGGGTGTGAGTCAACTGCTCCAGCAAACACAGTCATCTGAGTGGTTATGGGTCAGGAGTTATGGTTCCATTTGTCTTAGGTCATGAAATTGCAGCCTTtctcaggaaagaaataaattatgaagGAGAATGGTGGACACATCTCCATGGAGGGACCTCCGCCAGCACCCCTGGTGGTTCTACTTCCTCCAAGTCCATCCTTTTCCCCCCGCCATGCTAGCTAAGTGCACAGGTGCCCAGTCGAGACCCCTCCTGAGGTTTATTCAAAAGACAAATTTGTAGCTGGTGAGGAGCTTTTGGTCTTGTGTGACCTTCATAAATGTGTTATTTGATCCTACAAAGGTCAAGTAGAAAAAGCTAACAAACAAGGGCCTTAATGCTATAATCATAATATAATTAGTAATGTGGTTTCAAAAAATTTCTTCTTGAGTGAGAAAGTGAGGAgccagagagatagactcccacaggtaccccgaccgggatccacctggcaagccctctatggggcaatgctctgcctatctgggaccattgctctgttgcttggcaaccaagctattttagcatcttaggtgaggccatgaagccatcctcagcacctggggccaatttgttccaaccatggctatgggagggtaagagaaagatagagggagagatgggtggagaagcagatgggcgcttctcctgtgtgccctgacttggaatcaaacccgggacgtccacacgccaggctgatgctctaccactgagccaaccggccagggccataattagtaatgttaacaaaaataatatacgCAGATGAAACCTGTGCCATCCTCTCATCAGTGTGGGGCACAAAGATGGTCCCAGTTCTCAGGTTTTCCATCTATAGCTTTCCTTGTTAGTAGGAAGAGTGCTAGTTTCCTGGGGCTGTTTTTCACAAATTACCCCAAACAGGGCTGCTTAAAGCAATATTGATtctgtcacagttctggaggcccgAAGTCTGAAACCAAGCTGTGGGGGGCTGATTCTCCCCGGGGGCTCTGACAGAGAATCTGATCCTGGCCTTGCTCCAGGTCCTGGTGGCTCCAGCGCCCTTGGTGTTCTTTGAATTGTAGAGGCATCACTCTAGtctctgtccccattttctcACGCCCTTCCTTCTGTGCCCCTGTCTCAGatgtccctctcctttctcttaaaaGAACAAAAGGCTTTGGAGTGAAAGCCCACCTTGATCTAGGAGGATTTATCTTGATATTCTTACCTTAATTATACCTGCAAAGACCCTACTCCAAACCCTCTAAGGTTGCAggtggacatgtttttttttttggggggggggcggagcaATTCAACCCAAGACAGAAGGTTCAGTCTTTTCCTTTTGAGACTCATTAGCTGAGTCTGTCCCTTCCTCAATGTCCAAGGCGCACAGGGCTGACCCAGATCCAGAGGTCAGTGCAGGGTCTCACCCCCATAGCTGCCTATGCCTTCCTGCCCATAGTGGAAACTtcttccataaatattttaagttttacttaACTATGTACCAGGTGCTGAGCTGAATAATGTGATGCTATCTATGTTCATAGCAGCCCCTGAGGGGGATATTATGTTTGTGCCCGGCTTAAGAGCAAGGAGACAGGGGTGCTGTGTACCTTCGGCTCAGACGAGGGGATGTGGAATGTCTGAAATTCTGTTTGTGCTCCCTACCCATGTTCTTATTCCTGTTGTTATTCATGAACTTGGAGTACCTGAAGGGAGTGTTGTGTTGTCTTCACTGGATCCTTGTGTATCAGGTGAGGACAGGTACCATCTCAGTCCAAGCTCATGGCCAGGTGACCCCCCTGAGGGGCCGGTAGATATGTGAGCAGATTGGGGAAGCACATGCAGAAAACATGGTTGTAACTCACACTCAGAACAGTTAAAACGAGGGTTTTGTGGAGCATAGACCCACACCTGCATATACATACTATAGGAAAGTGAATGGGGGTGTGCACTGCTTTAAGCCTATGAAACACACAGATATTCCATTTTACAAACAGGTTAAGTTGGAGGGTGTCAATCTTGTTGGGCCAGTGCTGAGGCTGATGTATGGCAGGTGTATGAGTTCCCTGTTACTGCTACATCAAATGACCCCAAACTCAGTGATTTAAAAcaacatgaggccctggccggttggctcagtggtagagtgtcggcctggcatgcagaagtcctgggttcgattcccggccagggcacacaggagaagcgcccatctgcttctccaccctccccctctccttcctctctgtctctctcttcccctcccgcagccgaggctccattggagcaaagatggcccgggcactggggagggctccttggcctctgccccaggcgctagagtggctctggtcgcggtagagcgacgccccggaggggcagagcgtcgccccctcgtgggcgtgccgggtggatcccggtcaggtgcatgcgggagtctgtctgattgtctctccccgtttctagcttcagaaaaaaaaataaaataaaataaaataaataaataaaaaataaaacaacatgaatGCATTTTCTCATAGTTGTGGAGCTTAAAAGTCCTCCATCAGTCTTGGTGGGCTGGAATCAAGATGTCAGGAGGGCTGCAATGCTTCTGGAAGCTATGGGAAGTGTTGgttctttgccttttctagatTCTAGAGGCCgcattccttggtttgtggccCCCTCCTCCATCTT from Saccopteryx leptura isolate mSacLep1 chromosome 2, mSacLep1_pri_phased_curated, whole genome shotgun sequence carries:
- the TMPRSS3 gene encoding transmembrane protease serine 3, whose translation is MMAAPEMEVEVEVEPNLRGPEIVTMGENDPPAAEAPFSFRSLFGLDDLKISPVAPDADAVAAQILSLLPLKFFPIIVIGIIALILALAIGLGIHFDCSGKYRCRSSFKCIELTARCDGVSDCKDGEDEYRCVRVSGQNGVLQVFTEAAWRTMCSDDWKGHHANIACAQLGFPSYFSSDTLRVDSLEEQFREDFVSVNHLLPDDKVTTLHHSVYVREGCASGRVVTLKCTACGLRMGYSSRIVGGNMSSLAQWPWQASLQFQGYHLCGGSVITPVWIVTAAHCVYDLYLPKSWTIQVGLVSLLDSPAPSHLVEKIIYHRKYKPKRLGNDIALMKLAGPLSFNEMIQPICLPNSEENFPDGKMCWTSGWGATEEGGDASPVLNHAAVPLISNKICNHKDVYGGIISPSMLCAGYLKGGVDSCQGDSGGPLVCQERRVWKLVGATSFGIGCADVNKPGVYTRITSFLDWIHEQLERDLRT